A window of Nicotiana tabacum cultivar K326 chromosome 24, ASM71507v2, whole genome shotgun sequence contains these coding sequences:
- the LOC107832026 gene encoding DNA-directed RNA polymerases II, IV and V subunit 3 gives MEGVSYQRFPRIKIREVKDDYMKFELRDTDASIANALRRVMIAEVPTIAIDLVEIEVNSSVLNDEFISHRLGLIPLTSERAMSMRFSRDCDACDGDGQCEYCSVEFYLRVKCLSDQTLDVTSKDLLSSDHTVVPVDYSDASSGFDNSTNKGIIIVKLRRGQELRLRAIARKGIAKDHAKWSPAATVTFMYEPDIYINEDMMETLTLNEKRELVDSSPTKVFGIDPENKVIVVDPEAYTYDDEVLKKCEAMGKPGLIEIHAKEDSFIFTVETTGAVKASQLVLNAIEVLKQKLDAVRLSDDTVEADDQFGELGAHMRGG, from the exons ATGGAGGGCGTCTCGTACCAGAGATTCCCAAGGATCAAAATACGCGAAGTTAAAGACGACTATATGAAATTCGAACTGCGCGACACCGATGCCAGCATAGCCAACGCGCTTCGGCGCGTGATGATAGCAGAAGTCCCAACAATCGCCATTGACCTCGTTGAAATCGAGGTCAATTCCTCGGTCCTCAACGACGAGTTCATATCTCATCGGCTCGGACTCATCCCGCTCACTAGCGAGCGCGCCATGAGCATGCGTTTCTCGCGTGACTGTGACGCGTGTGACGGTGACGGACAGTGCGAGTATTGTTCCGTTGAGTTTTACCTCCGTGTGAAGTGCCTTAGTGACCAGACGCTCGATGTTACTAGCAAGGATTTGCTGAGTTCGGATCATACTGTTGTTCCTGTCGATTATTCCGATGCTTCCTCCGGTTTTGATAATTCTACCAATAA GGGAATCATAATTGTGAAGCTACGACGTGGGCAGGAGTTAAGGCTAAGAGCAATAGCACGAAAAGGAATTGCCAAAGATCATGCGAAATGGTCTCCTGCAGCAACTGTGACTTTCATGTATGAACCAGATATCTACATCAATGAGGACATGATGGAGACCTTGACTCTCAATGAGAAAAGAGAATTAGTAGACAGTAGTCCCACGAAAGTCTTTGGCATTGATCCTGAAAACAAG GTTATTGTTGTTGATCCTGAGGCATACACTTACGATGATGAGGTGCTTAAGAAATGTGAAGCCATGGGAAAACCTGGACTTATAGAGATACATGCCAAGGAAGATAGTTTTATTTTCACTGTTGAAACGACTGGCGCAGTTAAAGCTTCACAATTGGTACTCAATGCAATAGAAGTGCTGAAGCAGAAATTGGATGCAGTACGCCTTTCAGATGACACCGTGGAAGCAGATGATCAGTTTGGAGAGTTGGGTGCACATATGCGCGGAGGGTAA